DNA sequence from the Paenibacillus physcomitrellae genome:
TCAACCTGAGCTGATGCAGGCCTTTCTGCATATGGCCAATGTGTTCTGGAACAGCGCTTACGGTTACCCGCCTGATGAAATAGAAATCGTTGTGTTATTGGCAGGGCAAACTTTTGTATATCCGAAAGATAGTCTGAATCTTCAGAAGTCTCTCGATTACGTGTTGCTGCTATCGGAGACGGTAGAGCAGGATAAAGTTTACCAGGACTGTGCCTGTAACGAAGAAAAAGATAAGATTTCTTGAGTCTTTAGTTTTCTTTAGATATATAATGATAATGAATCTAACCTTATTGAAATGAAGGGAGTGCTTCGTCCAAGATGGCTATTCAAACAGGCAGCTCACTGCCAAGGTTAAGCATCGAGCAGCTAGGCATTTCACCGCAAAAGGTGTTTGATTTCCTGGAATATTTGAAAGCGCAATCAATTGAGTTGCACAGCTTTATGCTGCTCCGGCACGGACATGTGGCTGCAGAAGGCTGGTGGAAGCCGTACGAGCCGGCTCTGCCGCATATGTTGTTTTCGCTCAGCAAAAGCTTTACTTCGACTGCAATTGGTATGGCTGTTCAGGAAGGTTTGCTTAGCACCGAGGATAGAGTGGTCTCCTTTTTCCCTGATGATTTGCCTGACGAGATTTCTCCAAACCTTGCGGCTATGACAATCAGACACCTGCTGATCATGGGAACCGGTCATACCAAAGATACGATGAATGCTCTGCATCAGGCAGAAGACGGGAACTGGGCTAAAGCTTTCTTGAGACTGCCTGTTGAGCATGAACCTGGAAGCTATTTTCTGTACAATACCGGAGCGACCTATATGCTGTCGGCTATCCTGCAGAAGGTGACCGGCCAAACGTTGCTGCAGTTTCTCCAGCCCCGGCTGTTTGAGCCGCTGGGTATTCATCATCCTGCCTGGCAAAGCGATCCTCGGGGAATCAATACAGGAGGTTACGGTCTAAAAGTTACGACAGAAGACATAGCCAAGTTTGGCCAGTTTTACTTGCAGAAAGGGGTCTGGAACGGGCAGCGACTGTTGGAAGAAGGATGGATCGAAACGGCTACCTCCAAGCAGATCTCTAACGGGAATGGAGGGGACAGTGATTGGACGCAGGGGTACGGCTATCAGTTTTGGCGCTGCCGGCACGGCATCTACCGGGGAGACGGAGCATTTGGCCAATTTTGTATTGTTCTGGAGAAGTATGATGCCGTCATTGCGATGACCTCTGGAACCAATGATCTGCAAGGGGTGCTTAATGGGGTTTGGGATCATCTTCTTGCGGCATTTGAGTTAGGTGAGGCGTTAGAACAAGGTGAGGCATTAGAGCAAGACCAGGCGTTCGAACAAGACAGAGCATCAGCCTGCCAGGGTTCTGCCGCCAAACAATTGCAGCGTGAGCTTGAAGCTCTTTGCCTGGAGCCTCCGGTCTTTCAGCGTGGATCAGAACGTGAAGGAATGGCAAATGGACAAAAGTATAAACTGGCTCAGAATGATTTTGGAATAGACCATCTCCGCTTTCAATTTAATGAACAAGAAGCCGAAGTGTACATTCAGGATGCGGCAGGCGAGCAAAGCCTTAAGCTGGGCCGTCAAACCTGGAAGCCCGGGCGATTGACTTTGTTTGGAGAAGAGGAGCCTTGCGCAGGCTCTTTTACCTGGAAGACTCCCCATGATCTGCTTCTCACAATCCGTACCATTGAAACGCCGTTCAGCCATACCTTGGAAGTTCAATTTCTCGAAGACGGGGCTATCGAAATTCATCGCAGAGTTAACGTTTCTTTTGGAGCAACTGAAAGCGCACCGCTTCGTGGTGAACCTGTCTCTTAAACGGATGAATCCCATTCATAGAAATACAGCTTGTTTTTATTCAACCGGTAAAATCTCTAGTAAAGCCGCTGCCCATTCCTCCGGCATATCGAAAAAGGAGAGATGATGGCCCGGCAGAACAGCGGGCTCTGAGCCCAAGGCCTCCGCCAGCACCTTGGAGGTTTGGCCGTAGTACAAATCGTTGTCCAATGTCTGCTGACTGGCCGCCAACCGCAGCGGAACCCCGCTGGCGAGCAGCAGCTCGGCGTTAGGCTTATAGTGAACCAGCGGCGTCAGCTCATGGTTCACGTAAAAGCCGGCATTGCCGGCAATGCGCTCCTTATAGGCCTGCGGGATCCGGGTTTGGGCCTGCGGAGGCAGCTTCAGCGACAAGGACAGCATAAACATGGCTTCGTTTACGCCATGGATTTCCGCGGTCCGCGAGACGCCGCCGAAGAAATACCGCCATCTTTTACTGTCCGGCAGCAGCCGGATGACCGGCGGTTCATGTATGACGGCGGCCTGAATGGCCTGCGGCTGGCTTTTGATCATTTCCAGGGCAATAACGCCGCCGTCCCCGCTGCCGAATACAAGCGCGGAATCGTGTCCGGCTGCCTTTAGCACGGCTACCGCATCCCGTGCCTGCCGGCCGATATCAAAGCGGTCCGGCTCGTTGCGAGTGCTTCGGGAATGACCTCGGCGGTCATAAGTGATCACCTGGTAATGCTCGGCAAGCAGGGGAGCAACATTCTCGTAACAGCCGGCATCCCCTTCGCTGGGAATCAGGAGCAGCGGTTGTCCGCTGCCGCGAATTTCATAATATAACGTATCCCCTTCGGTAGTTACGATTCCAGTAACTACGGGGGCGTTTGGAAGGTTCATATAAGGGAACTCCTTTAACATCAGTTTTGTTGAGCATGATAAGGGTGTTTCTTAACTTTTAATTCTCATTTCTCATTATGACTTATTTTCCGCCCATGAACACCCCCGGCCGCTTCAGCCGGGGGTGTTGGGTACGAGCATCGGGCGGAAAGCAAAACTCCGGCCACCCTTGAAGTTACGGGGCTGGTGCTGCTGAAGTTAGGGGGTCCGGTACCGCTGAAGTTATGAAGTCCTAGGGCTTCTGAAGCTATGAAGTCCAGGTGACTCTGAAATTATGAATTTCACACTTCCCCTGAAGCTGCGAAAATCGATTTTTATTTGACAGCCCCCTGCGTAACCCCGTTAATAATCCATTTCTGCGCGAATACGTATACCAGGATCATCGGCAGCATGGCGAGCAGGTAAGAAGCGAAAGCCAGGTTGAATTCGGTGTTGAACTGACCCTGGAAAATGTACTGCACCAGCGGCAGGGTATACATGCTCTGATCGCTGATAATCACGAGAGGAAGCAGGAAGTCGTTATAAGTGGACAGGCAGATCAAAATGCCTACAGTGGCGTTGATCGGCATCATCAGCGGGAAAATGATCCGCCAGAACGTGCCCCACGTCGAGGCCCCGTCTACCCGGGCTGCTTCCTCCAGCGCCGTCGGAATGGAGCGGATGTAGCCCACGTAAACAAACACGTTAAAGGCCAGCCCGTAAACCGTATGCAGAATCGTCAGCCCGACCAGGTTGGTCATGCCCATGGCAGAGGTCAATTTGACGATCGGCAGCATGATGATCGGGAACGGAATAAACATCGCGCTGATGAAATAGAAATACAACCCTTTAAAGAATTTGTGGTTCATGTTCCGCGCAATCGCGTAAGCGACGAGGGAGTTGGTGAGCAGCGTCAGCACGGCGGTTGCCAGCGTCACAAAAGCGCTGTTGCCGAATGCGCGGAAGAAATTCGTCATGCGGATCGCTTCCGTGAAATTTTCAAACCGCCAATGTGTCGGCAGGCCAAACACCGAGGTCAGCATATCCTGCTGATTTTTCAGCGAAATCGTAATGGCCATATACAAAGGGAACAGGATAAACAGCGTCCCCAGCGCAATGAATATCGTAACCATCCAGTTGGTTTTTCCCCGAACCTTCATCACATATCCGTCTCCCTTCTCTGCAAGAATCGGATTTGAATAATCGAAATCAGCGCAATCACGATAAAATAGATCACCGAGTTGGCTGATTGATAGGCGAATTCGCCGCCTTCAAAGCCGCCGGTGTAGATCAGGTGGGAGATCGACTGCGTAGCGCGTCCCGGCCCGCCGTTGGTCAAAGCGACGATCAGGTCGAACACCATCAGCGAGTTTTTCATGGCCAGCACCATGTTGATGGTGAAGAAGGGCGCGATCATCGGGAAGGTGATTTTCCAAAACTCCTGCCATTTGCTCGCCCCGTCCAGATTGGAAGCTTCGTAAATATCGGTCGGAATGGTTTGCAGGCCGGACAGGTACAGGATCGTGTTAAACGCGATGCCCTGCCAGACGGCTACGAACGATACGCCGAGCCAGGCGAATTTTTCATTCCCCAATATATTGCCCGCCAGTGTGTCGCTGCCGAGGTGAGCACCCCAAATCGGGAACACGTTCGAGAACAGGTAGTTAAAAATATAACCGACGATCAGCACGCTTAGGATATTCGGCAGGAAATACACCGCCCGGAAGAAATTCCGCGCTTTGATGCTGGCGTTTAGTCCCAGCGCAATAAGCAAGCTGATGATATTGATAAAGATGGTGGCCACCACCGCAAATTTAAAGGTGAACCCGTAGGCATTCCAGACGTTGCTGTCCTGGAACAGGTAGTAATAGTTTTTAAAGCCGATGAAATCATAATGATCCCCAAAGCCGTTCCAGTTGGTAAAGGAATAATAAACGCCCTGAAGGGCCGGAAAGGTGTGAAACAAGAAAAAGAGAACTACAGCCGGAATCGTCATCCAGTAAAACGCCGCGCGTCGTCTAGCCATCCTTCATCCTCCTTTTTGGTCTGCTTAGCGATAACGGGTAGCGGGTTATGGGGTCTGCCGCCGGTTGGCGACTTTATCCCACTCCGTGTCCAAGGTGTTCAGGAACCCGTCGATATTACGATTTTGCAGGAACGACTGGGTAATGGAATTCAGCTGAACGGCCGCCGGAATGAAATGGTCCGCAAAGTCCACGAAACGGGATTGTTCAAAATACGGTTTAAGCTCCGCGACTGCCGGGTCGTCCTGATTGACGCCTTCCACAGCGGAAAAAGCGGTTTGTTCTTCGATGTATTGGCCGATATTCTCTGGCTGCAGCAGGAATTCTACGAATTTGGCTGCTTCCTCTTTATGTTTGGAAGACTCTGTAATAGCGAGCAGCGTATCCACGCCGGAGATCAGGTTGGCTTTGTTTGGATCGTTGCCGGTTGGAAAAGGGAAAAATCCCAGCTCCAGATCCGGGTTTGTTTTGCGGAGCTCGGGAATAGCCCAGGTTCCCTGGATGTACATGGCGGCTTCGCCGCGGGCGAAAGCGCGGTTGCCGTCGGCGTAGGTTTTGCCGAAATTGTCGCTGTGGCCGTAGTCCAGCAAAGCGAGCATTTTTTCCGCAACCTCCTGGAAATGGTCCTTAAAAGTGGTTTCATCGGCCCGGCGGGCCTTGAAGAAATCGTTGCCTACAATATTCGGCCCGAGGGCGTTAAAGGAAAGGTTGGTCTGCCAATCGTCCTTATACGTAAAATAAAAAGGGATGATCCCGGCGGCCTTCACGGCCTTGGCGGTTTGGATCAGCTCGTCCCACGTTTTGGGGACCTGCAGGTTCAGCTTGCGAAAAATTTCCTTATTGTACATAATGCCGTTGGCATTGGTCGCGTAAGGAACCCCGGTAATTTCGGTCATACCGGTAACGTCAGTGACTTGTTTGACATAAGCAGGGTTTACTTGATCCAGCAGAGGCTGGCCGGTCAGATCTTCAAAGATGCCGCTTTGGGACAAAACGGAAAAGGTGTCCGTTGCGCCCATGCCGACGATGTCTGGTTCATCGTTTTTGACCACTCTTGTGAGTAAAACGGTTTCAGCATCCGGCGGATTTACCTGCGTCACCTCGATATTCGGATTCTCCGCGTTAAACTTGGCAACCAGCTTGTCGAAAGAATCTTTGGCCTCCGGCTTGTTCTGGAAAAATTCGATGTGCACCTTGCCGTCCGCGGACGTTTTGCCGCCGCATGCTGCCAGCAGAGTGCCTGTCAGCAAGACAGCGATGATGACGCTTCCAATTCTGCCGAACCTTCTCATTCTGCATTCCTCCTCGTGTTAGCTTCATGATCCTTATGGGATAAGAAAAAACGGTAGGCTTGCTTGTTTATTACCCCCGCCGGTCCGAAGGAGAAACACAGGTCGGTAAATTCCTTGTCCGCATTAGGAGGACAACAAGACAAAAACCGCACCAGACTGGTGCGGCTGTTCCCGAATAAAATTTGCTGTTTCGGGTTATTTCTCTGAATTGGCGAACTGGGAAACCACCTCGTTAAAGCGGCCGCGTTCGTCATAAAAAGGGGCATGCCCGCTGAAATGGAAGGGAACGAGCCGCGAATTTGTTATAAGCTTGTGGACTTCCTGCGCCTGAGCGAAAGGAACGACTTGATCATGGATGCCGTGAATAATCAGAGTAGGCAAGGTGATCAGGGACAGTTCGGCGGTCAGGTTGGAGTCCCTGAGCGTACGAATGATGGCGGCCGTGGCGTATCCTGCGGCCTGGTAACCGATTTGGGAGAAAAAGTCCCGGAAGGCTTCCGAAATTTGCTGGAAGAAAAAGCCGTCGATCGTTTTCCGCCACATATTGGGCCGGTCGTTGTAGGTTTCTTCCAGCAGCTCTTTGGCTTTGTCCGGGGTAAAACCGGTCGGGAGCGCCCCGCTGACCAATACGAGCTTGGACACGCCGAAGCCGCCGTACCGGGTTGCGTATCTAGCCGCGATGGCGGCGCCGGTTGAATGGCCGACCAGCGTGAGGTTATCCAGCTTTAATTGATGGATCAGCACGCGGAGATCGTCGGCCATCCGATCGTAATCGTAACCCGTAAAAGGTTTATCGGAATCGCCGTATCCCCGCCAGTCGTAACCGATGCAGCGGAACCCTTTTGCCGGGAGCACATCGTATTGGTATTCAAATTGTTTGTGGCTCAGCGGCCAGCCGTGAATAAACAAGATCGTTATATTGCCGCCGGGTTGGATATCCTCAACGAACAGCTTTACGTTATTTTCCACTTCCACATAAAATCCCATGTTGGGATTAAAACCCCCTTCATCCGTTTTGCCTTAAAGATATGAGATCAAAGAGGGAGAAATTCCCGGGCGCTAAACGTTTGTCATTTGTCTTTGTCCCGGCCTTAGGCGTTTTCCACCCATTCGCCATCGTTCGGAATGGCAACCCGGTCAAGCAGATTTTCGTTCGATAAACGGATTTTTAGGAGATCGCGGGTAAGCAGGCAGTGGTTGATGCTGTCCATATGAACAGCCGTTATATGGGTATAAGGCGCATACCGGGCAAGCTTTGCAATGTCCATGTCCGTCATCGTAATCGGATCTCCTTCCAGGAACCGCGCCCCGCCTGCATTCACGACGACGGCCTGAGGTTTGAACGCATCCAGCGCGGCTTTGACCTCGTCACACCAGATGGTGTCTCCGGCGACATACAGGGAGGGTTCGTGTTCGGCCTGGAAAACAAAACCGGATACGGGTCCCATCGCCCTGCCGATTTCCCCGGTCCCGTGCCGGCCGCCGGTACGATGAATAAGGATGCCGCCGAAGTCCAAGTGTTCCTGGATTTCCGTCACGTTACGGAAACCCGCTTCTGCGAAAGTCTGGCGGTCCCCAGGCTGGCAAAGGACCGGCGTGGATTTTGGCAGCGCTTCGGCTGCAGCCTGGTCCCAATGATCCCGGTGCAGGTGGGTGACGATCATGACGTCCGGGGCAGTCCATTGAGCGGCAGGACCGGGCAGGGGAATCAGCGGGTTTCTTCTTCCGTTTTCCGTGTTGGGAATTGGGGGATTGGCGCCCGTTTCGCTGAACATCGGATCGACCAGAAAGGTGGTCCCGCCGTATTCAATCCATAAAGTGGCGTGGCGGACAAGCTGTATTTTCATTTGTTTTTTACCTCCGTTTGGCTTAAGCAATTCTGTTACAATAAAAAGATAACATCCGGCTTGTAGAATCAGAATAACCGGGTGAACGAGTTTAACCCCGTTTATTTTCACAATGAAAGGATTTAAACGTGATGGCAAATTTATCTTTGGATGAAGTCGATTTACAGATTCTGCAGTGCCTGCTGGAGAACGCTTTGAGCTCCAATAAGGAAATCGGGGAACGGGTGCATTTGACGGGCCAGGCCGTGGGAGCCAGAGTGCGCAAGCTCCGGGATATGGGCGTGATCGAAGGTTATACGCTGCGCTGGAATCCTGACAAGCTGGGGCAGCGGGTGCTGGCTTTTATTACCGTTTATATGAATACAAATACGGCTCATGAGGCCTTTCGCAGGTTTGCAGAAGCTTCGCACGAAATCGTCGAGATGCACCGGATCAGCGGAGAAGGCTGTTATTGGCTTAGAGCCAGGGCTGCAGGGATTGTAGAGCTTAACCGGCTTTTGGAGGAGCTTTTAAAGTTCGGCAATTATAAATTGGCTCTTTCCCTGGAAAAGGTAAAGCTTTCAGAGTTTTAACCCTGCAAAACAAGATAAGGCAAGGAGATGAAAGAATTGGCTGAACACGGTGAACAAGCGGCATCTGCCGGAAATGCAGGACAAGAAGATCTCCTTGGTTTGGCAAGGGAGACATCGGGGTTCCTGCTTCAGCGGGCGGAGCTGAAAGCGGATTGCGAGCAATGTTTTGGGTTATGCTGCGCGGCGCTGCCGTTTGCAGCTTCCGTTGATTTTGCGGCTGACAAGCCTGCCGGGCAGGCCTGCGGCCATCTGCAGGAGGATTTTCGGTGCGGCATCCACGGAAGCCTTCGAGAGCAGGGATATCGTGGATGTACGGTTTATGATTGTTTCGGGGCCGGACAGAAGCTGTCCCAGGAGACGTTCGGCGGTGCAAGCTGGCGGGAGCATCCGGAGACCGGAAAGCTAATGCTTGAAGTGTTTCCCGTCATGTGGCAGCTTCATGAGCTTCTTTGGTATCTTGCCGAGGCTTTGACTCTGGGCGGTGCCTCCGCACTCCATGATCGGATAAAGGCCGCTTTGGAAGAAACCCGACGGCTGACAGCGCTCGGTGCAGATGAATTAGCCGGTTTGAATGTAAGTTTACACCGCGGGGAAGTCGGCGCTTTGCTGCTGCAGGCCAGCGAGCTGGAGCGGAAAGAGAAAGCCCGGCAGCTGAGAAGCTCCGGCCGAAGAACGAAGAAAACGGGGCGGGGAGCAGACTTGATAGGCGCGAGTCTCAGCGGAGCCGACCTAAGCTGCGCCAACTTGCGCGGGGCTTATTTGATCGCCGCTGATCTGCGGAAGGCGGACTTGAGGTCAGCCGATCTGATTGGCGCGGATTTCCGTGATGCGGATCTCCGCGGCGCGGATTTGACGGGCAGCTTGTTTGTGACCCAGGCGCAGATGAATGCGGCTAAAGGGAATATGGAGACGAAACTGCCCGCCGGTATTATCCGTCCGGCCCATTGGAGCTGAATTAACGTTTGAAGGCTGATACCCGGATTCTCCGGTAATCCATCACCCAGCGGCCATCCTGGAACAGAAGCGGCCGGAGCTGCTCCTCCAGATCGGTTAAGATCCGTTCTCGTTGTTCAGTGGTCAGAACGCTTAGGATTCCATTAGCAAACACGTCCAACCATTTCCGGAAACCTTGCTCCCCATCTTCGAGCGGAGTAGGCCGTGCAAAGCAAAGGGCCAATTCAACGGTAAAGCCGTGTTTCTCCAGTAGAGACGTGTATTGGCCGATACTTGGGAAATACCAAGGCATCCGCAGCTTGCCGCCCAAACCGTGGGCTTCAAAGACCTGCGGCAAACCGCTGACAACGGAGGCAATATTGCCGTGTCCTCCGAATTCGCACACCAAGCGGCCGTCTGACCGAAGGCTGGAGGCCATAGAAGCGGCGGCGGCGTCCGCATCCTGAAGCCAGTGCAGGGCAGCATTGCTGAATATGGCGTCTG
Encoded proteins:
- a CDS encoding serine hydrolase domain-containing protein, which gives rise to MAIQTGSSLPRLSIEQLGISPQKVFDFLEYLKAQSIELHSFMLLRHGHVAAEGWWKPYEPALPHMLFSLSKSFTSTAIGMAVQEGLLSTEDRVVSFFPDDLPDEISPNLAAMTIRHLLIMGTGHTKDTMNALHQAEDGNWAKAFLRLPVEHEPGSYFLYNTGATYMLSAILQKVTGQTLLQFLQPRLFEPLGIHHPAWQSDPRGINTGGYGLKVTTEDIAKFGQFYLQKGVWNGQRLLEEGWIETATSKQISNGNGGDSDWTQGYGYQFWRCRHGIYRGDGAFGQFCIVLEKYDAVIAMTSGTNDLQGVLNGVWDHLLAAFELGEALEQGEALEQDQAFEQDRASACQGSAAKQLQRELEALCLEPPVFQRGSEREGMANGQKYKLAQNDFGIDHLRFQFNEQEAEVYIQDAAGEQSLKLGRQTWKPGRLTLFGEEEPCAGSFTWKTPHDLLLTIRTIETPFSHTLEVQFLEDGAIEIHRRVNVSFGATESAPLRGEPVS
- a CDS encoding alpha/beta fold hydrolase: MNLPNAPVVTGIVTTEGDTLYYEIRGSGQPLLLIPSEGDAGCYENVAPLLAEHYQVITYDRRGHSRSTRNEPDRFDIGRQARDAVAVLKAAGHDSALVFGSGDGGVIALEMIKSQPQAIQAAVIHEPPVIRLLPDSKRWRYFFGGVSRTAEIHGVNEAMFMLSLSLKLPPQAQTRIPQAYKERIAGNAGFYVNHELTPLVHYKPNAELLLASGVPLRLAASQQTLDNDLYYGQTSKVLAEALGSEPAVLPGHHLSFFDMPEEWAAALLEILPVE
- a CDS encoding carbohydrate ABC transporter permease, with amino-acid sequence MKVRGKTNWMVTIFIALGTLFILFPLYMAITISLKNQQDMLTSVFGLPTHWRFENFTEAIRMTNFFRAFGNSAFVTLATAVLTLLTNSLVAYAIARNMNHKFFKGLYFYFISAMFIPFPIIMLPIVKLTSAMGMTNLVGLTILHTVYGLAFNVFVYVGYIRSIPTALEEAARVDGASTWGTFWRIIFPLMMPINATVGILICLSTYNDFLLPLVIISDQSMYTLPLVQYIFQGQFNTEFNLAFASYLLAMLPMILVYVFAQKWIINGVTQGAVK
- a CDS encoding carbohydrate ABC transporter permease, with translation MARRRAAFYWMTIPAVVLFFLFHTFPALQGVYYSFTNWNGFGDHYDFIGFKNYYYLFQDSNVWNAYGFTFKFAVVATIFINIISLLIALGLNASIKARNFFRAVYFLPNILSVLIVGYIFNYLFSNVFPIWGAHLGSDTLAGNILGNEKFAWLGVSFVAVWQGIAFNTILYLSGLQTIPTDIYEASNLDGASKWQEFWKITFPMIAPFFTINMVLAMKNSLMVFDLIVALTNGGPGRATQSISHLIYTGGFEGGEFAYQSANSVIYFIVIALISIIQIRFLQRRETDM
- a CDS encoding ABC transporter substrate-binding protein, translated to MRRFGRIGSVIIAVLLTGTLLAACGGKTSADGKVHIEFFQNKPEAKDSFDKLVAKFNAENPNIEVTQVNPPDAETVLLTRVVKNDEPDIVGMGATDTFSVLSQSGIFEDLTGQPLLDQVNPAYVKQVTDVTGMTEITGVPYATNANGIMYNKEIFRKLNLQVPKTWDELIQTAKAVKAAGIIPFYFTYKDDWQTNLSFNALGPNIVGNDFFKARRADETTFKDHFQEVAEKMLALLDYGHSDNFGKTYADGNRAFARGEAAMYIQGTWAIPELRKTNPDLELGFFPFPTGNDPNKANLISGVDTLLAITESSKHKEEAAKFVEFLLQPENIGQYIEEQTAFSAVEGVNQDDPAVAELKPYFEQSRFVDFADHFIPAAVQLNSITQSFLQNRNIDGFLNTLDTEWDKVANRRQTP
- a CDS encoding alpha/beta fold hydrolase encodes the protein MGFYVEVENNVKLFVEDIQPGGNITILFIHGWPLSHKQFEYQYDVLPAKGFRCIGYDWRGYGDSDKPFTGYDYDRMADDLRVLIHQLKLDNLTLVGHSTGAAIAARYATRYGGFGVSKLVLVSGALPTGFTPDKAKELLEETYNDRPNMWRKTIDGFFFQQISEAFRDFFSQIGYQAAGYATAAIIRTLRDSNLTAELSLITLPTLIIHGIHDQVVPFAQAQEVHKLITNSRLVPFHFSGHAPFYDERGRFNEVVSQFANSEK
- a CDS encoding MBL fold metallo-hydrolase; this encodes MKIQLVRHATLWIEYGGTTFLVDPMFSETGANPPIPNTENGRRNPLIPLPGPAAQWTAPDVMIVTHLHRDHWDQAAAEALPKSTPVLCQPGDRQTFAEAGFRNVTEIQEHLDFGGILIHRTGGRHGTGEIGRAMGPVSGFVFQAEHEPSLYVAGDTIWCDEVKAALDAFKPQAVVVNAGGARFLEGDPITMTDMDIAKLARYAPYTHITAVHMDSINHCLLTRDLLKIRLSNENLLDRVAIPNDGEWVENA
- a CDS encoding Lrp/AsnC family transcriptional regulator produces the protein MANLSLDEVDLQILQCLLENALSSNKEIGERVHLTGQAVGARVRKLRDMGVIEGYTLRWNPDKLGQRVLAFITVYMNTNTAHEAFRRFAEASHEIVEMHRISGEGCYWLRARAAGIVELNRLLEELLKFGNYKLALSLEKVKLSEF
- a CDS encoding pentapeptide repeat-containing protein gives rise to the protein MARETSGFLLQRAELKADCEQCFGLCCAALPFAASVDFAADKPAGQACGHLQEDFRCGIHGSLREQGYRGCTVYDCFGAGQKLSQETFGGASWREHPETGKLMLEVFPVMWQLHELLWYLAEALTLGGASALHDRIKAALEETRRLTALGADELAGLNVSLHRGEVGALLLQASELERKEKARQLRSSGRRTKKTGRGADLIGASLSGADLSCANLRGAYLIAADLRKADLRSADLIGADFRDADLRGADLTGSLFVTQAQMNAAKGNMETKLPAGIIRPAHWS
- a CDS encoding class I SAM-dependent methyltransferase, with the protein product MKQQWNSGTYDSSMSFVSQFGESLIGLLQPQPGERILDWGSGTGDLAALIAQSGADVTGIDVSSEMVRAAQAKHPQLRFIQADAQHYVHDKPADAIFSNAALHWLQDADAAAASMASSLRSDGRLVCEFGGHGNIASVVSGLPQVFEAHGLGGKLRMPWYFPSIGQYTSLLEKHGFTVELALCFARPTPLEDGEQGFRKWLDVFANGILSVLTTEQRERILTDLEEQLRPLLFQDGRWVMDYRRIRVSAFKR